The DNA sequence GCCCATCCAGAAATAGGCGTTGGGGGCCAGGGTATGCTTGGGATAGGTCTTGGCCACTTCCCGCCACATGCCTGCGGCCTTGTCGTAGTCCTTGGCCTGGAAGGCCTGCATGCCCTTGGCGTAGATGGCCTCGGCCGGGTCTGCGTTGGTGGCGGCGGGCACGTCGGTGGGGCGGGCCTGGGCCTGCGAGGGGGCTTGGGTCTGGGCGGCCGGGGCGTTCACCTGGGGCTGGCCGGGGGCCTGATTGCCCTGGGGTCCGGGAGCAGGGGCACCCGGATCATGGGGCTGTCCCGCACCGGGCTGCTGGCCGTCGATCTCCACGCCAAGCTGGGATCCCATCTGCTTCAGGTTGCCCTCGACCTTCTGGATGCGCTTGGAGAGTTCCGGCAGGGTGGTCGCTCCGCCGGAGCCGTCGCCGTCGGTCATGGTGCGGATCTGGAGGTTCAGGTCCTCCACTTCGGCGGAGAGGCGCTGCACCTGGGATTTCAGCCCGTCCACCTCGGCGAGGAGGTTGGCCTGGGCCTGGGCCTGGGGATCGATGGGCTTGCCCTTCACGGGGCTGTCGGAGCTGGTCCCGGCGCAGCCGGACAGAAGCAGGAGCGCGGCCAGGGCCGCAATGCGTGCGTTCATGATTCTTTCGTTCCTCTTTTCCTGCCAACGAACAGGTAGATCAGGCCGCCCAGCACCGGTACGAAAACCGACAGGCACAACCAGACCATCTTTTCCTGATAGGTGGGGAAGTTGCGGTAGAATGCGTGCCCGATGGCCCAGAAGTTCAGGAACACGGGCAGGGCCAGGACAAGGAAGAACCAGAGGGGGAACCCTCCGATGGTGGTGGTGAGCGTCATAAGGGTGTCCTTGTTACGCCTGGCCGGTGCATTTTGCAAGGCCGGGGCGGCTTGCGGGGCCTGGCTTCCGGGAGGTCCGGCGGGGCCTTCAGTCTTTCTTGCGGACGTAGAACGAGAAGATGAGCGCCAGCGACCCGCAGCTTATGGCGATGTCCGCCACGTTGAAGGCGGGCCAGTGATAGGAGCCGATGGCGAAATCGAGGAAGTCGATGACCTCGCCGGTGCGGACCCTGTCAATAAGGTTGCCGACGGCTCCGCCCAGGATGAGCCCCAGGGCCACGATGAGCAGCTTGTCGCCGGGGGAGGCCTTGGCGAGCAGGTTGAGGATGATCATCACCGCCATGGCCGTGGCGCCCATGAAGAAGTAGGTCTGCCAGGAGGTGTCTGGGTTGTTCAGGAAGCCGAAAGCCGCTCCCCGGTTCAACGTGTGGACCAGGTTGAAGTATCCCGGAATCACTTCCACGGAGGTGAAAAGGGTGAGGTGCTTCTGGATCTGGAGCTTGGTTATCTGGTCCAGAACGACCACGACGGCGGCCAGGCTTGCGGCCAGGGTATACTGGGGCTTCACGGGGGTTCCTTGATTTGTGTCCGGTTGCTGCTCCTTTATGCAAGCTGGCGGGGAAGTCAATCACCGGGAGGCCCTCAAATATCTTGCCGGGGGGGGATAAGTTGCGTAAACCCACGCCGGGGTGAAAACCCCAAATTGACATTTCACGTCACATTTCTGGAACCCAACGCCGTACCCAACCTTAACCACAACCCCGCCAGTCATGCCCAAACGCACCGACATCAAAAAGATTCTCATCATCGGCTCCGGCCCTATCGTCATCGGTCAGGCCTGCGAGTTTGACTATTCCGGTTCCCAGGCCACAAAGGCCCTCAAAGAAGAGGGCTATGAAGTGGTGCTCGTCAACTCCAATCCGGCCACCATCATGACCGACCCGGGCCTTGCGGACCGCACCTATGTGGAGCCCATCGACCCGGACATCGTGGCCAAGATCATCGAGCGAGAGCGCCCGGACGCCCTGCTGCCCACCCTGGGCGGGCAGACCGGCCTGAACACGGCCGTGGCCCTGGCCGAATCCGGAGTGCTGGAGAAGTTCGGCGTGGAGCTCATCGGAGCTGACCTGGCCGTGATCAAGAAGGCCGAGAGCCGCCAGGAATTCCGCGAGGCCATGATCAAGATCGGCCTCAAGGTTCCCGAGTCCGGCATCTGCCGCACCATTGACGACGTGCGCGCCTGGGGACGCAAGATCCCGTTCCCCATCATCATCCGCCCGGCCTTCACCATGGGCGGTTCCGGCGGCGGCGTGGCCTACAACATGGAAGACCTGGAAGCCATCGCCTCGCGCGGGCTGGCCCTCTCCATGAAATCTGAAGTGATGCTTGAACAATCCGTGCTGGGCTGGAAGGAGTTCGAGCTGGAAGTGATGCGTGACGTGCGCGACAACTGCGTCATCATCTGCTCCATCGAGAACATCGACCCCATGGGCGTGCACACCGGCGACTCCGTCACCGTGGCCCCGGCCCAGACCCTCACGGACGATGAATATCAGCGCATGCGCGACGCCGCACTGGCCGTCATGCGCGAGATCGGCGTGGAGACCGGCGGCTCCAACGTGCAGTTCGCCATCAACCCCGAGGACGGCGAGCTGGTGGTCATCGAGATGAACCCCCGCGTGTCGCGCTCCTCGGCGCTCGCCTCCAAGGCTACGGGCTTCCCCATCGCCAAGATCGCGGCCAAGCTGGCCGTGGGCTACACGCTGGACGAGATTCCCAACGACATCACCCGCGAGACCATGGCCTCTTTCGAGCCCACCATCGACTATGTGGTGGTCAAGATCCCGCGCTTCACCTTCGAGAAGTTCCCTGGCGCGGAAGACTTCCTGACCACCGCCATGAAGAGCGTGGGCGAGGCCATGAGCATCGGGCGCACCTTCAAGGAAGCCCTGCAGAAAGGCATGCGCTCCCTGGAAGTCGGCATGCCCGGCCTCTCCAAGGACTTCGACCGCTGCACCTGGGACAAGGAAGCCCTGCTGGTCTCCCTGCGCAAGCCCAACTCGCGCCGCCTGTTCGATTTGCGCTCGGCCATCCTGTGCGGCATGACTGAAGAGGAAATCTTCGAGGCCACCAAGATCGACCCCTGGTTCCTGCGCCAGATCCGCGAGATCGTGGACATGGAGGCCGAACTCCACGCCTTCGCGCTGGAGGAGTCCGTCAGCGCCTCCAACCCCAAGTTGGCTCCGGTCATGACCAAGGCCAAGCAGTTCGGCTTCTCCGACCGCCAGTTGGCCACCCTGTGGAAGAAGTCCGAGTTGGATATCCGCGACATCCGCAAGAAGCTCAACGTCAAGCCTACCTACTACCTGGTGGACACCTGCGCCGCCGAGTTCGAGGCCTACACGCCGTATTTCTACTCCACCTACGAGACCGGGGCAGAGATCGCCCCCTCCGAGAAGCGCAAGGTGGTCATCCTGGGCGGCGGTCCCAACCGCATCGGCCAGGGCATCGAGTTCGACTACTGCTGCGTACACGCCTCCTACGCGCTGCGGGAGCTTGGCATCGAGTCCATCATGGTCAACTCCAACCCGGAGACCGTGTCCACGGACTACGATACGTCAGACAAGCTGTACTTCGAACCGTTGACCTTCGAGGACGTGCTGAACATCATCGAGCACGAGAAGCCCGAGGGCGTCATCGTGCAGTTCGGCGGACAGACCCCGCTGAACCTAGCCGTGCCGCTCATGCGCGCAGGCGTGCCCATCCTGGGCACCTCGCCCGATTCCATCGACCGCGCCGAGGACCGCGAGCGCTTCCAGGCCCTGCTCAAGAAGCTGGCCCTCAAGCAGCCTCCCAACGGCACCGCCATGTCCGGGGAGCAGGCCCGCGTCATCGCCAACGACATCACCTATCCCGTGGTGGTGCGCCCCTCCTACGTGCTGGGCGGACGCGCCATGGAAGTGGTTTACGACGACGAAGGCCTGGCCGCCTACTTCAAGAAGGCCGCCGTGGTCTCGCCCGAGCACCCCATTCTGATCGACAAGTTCCTGGAGAACGCCATCGAGGTTGACGTGGACGCCGTGTGCGACGGCGAAGAGACCTATGTGGCGGGGATCATGGAGCACATCGAGGAAGCGGGCATCCACTCCGGCGACTCGGCCTGCGTGCTGCCCCCGCACACCCTCTCCGCCGAGGTCATCGCCGAGATCGAGCGTCAGACCAAGGCCCTGGCCCTGGAGCTGAACGTGGTGGGCCTCATGAACATCCAGTTCGCGTTGAAAGACGGCGAGGTGTTCATCCTGGAGGTCAACCCCCGCGCCTCGCGCACCTCTCCCTTCGTGTCCAAGGCCACGGGCGTGCCCCTGGCCAAGCTGGCCACCAAGGTCATGATGGGCATGAAGCTCAAGGACCTCGACCCCTGGAGCGGGCGCAAGTCCGGCTACGTCTCCGTCAAGGAGTCGGTGTTTCCCTTCAACCGCTTCCCCGGCGTGGACGTGCTGCTGGGACCCGAAATGCGCTCCACCGGCGAGGTCATGGGCGTGGATTCCAACTTCGGACGCGCGTTCATGAAGAGCCAGCTGGCTGCGGGACAACGCCTGCCGCTCGAAGGCACGGTGTTCATCTCGGTGAACGACCGCGACAAGGACGCCGTGCTGCCCGTGGCCAAGCTCTTCCAGGAGCTGGGCTTCAAGGTGATCGCAACCGGCGGCACCGCCAAGTTCCTGAACGACAACGGCGTGACGGCCACCAAGGTGCTCAAGGTCTACGAGGGGCGCCCCAACGCGGCGGACCACGTGATCAACGGTGAAATCCAGCTGATGATCAACACCGTCTCCGGCAAGAAGACGGTGCAGGACTCCTCGCAACTGCGCCAGACCACGGTGCTGTACGGCGTGCCCTACACCACCACAGTGGCGGGCGCGCGCGCGGCGGCCCTGGCCATTCAGGAACTCAAAGGCTCCGGTCTTGGCGTCAAGAGCCTTCAGGAACACTACGCCTAGTTGACAGCAGAGGTTCTGGCCTTATCTGTCTGCCTTTACGAGAAGGCTTGAGAGCAGCGACATGAAAAAAGAATACTGCGGATTGTTCGGCATTTACGGCCATCCCGAGGCCGCGCGCATGACCTACTTCGGCCTCTACGCCCTGCAGCATCGCGGGCAGGAGTCGGCGGGCATCGTCACCTGGGATGGCGACAACATCCGTGAGCAGAAGGGCATGGGGCTGGTGGCCGACGTGTTCAGCGAACGCCACCTCAGCCGGGAACTCAAGGGTTCCATCGCCGTGGGGCACGTCCGCTACTCCACCACCGGCGCCTCGCTCCTGCGCAACGCCCAGCCTTTTCTGGTGCGCTTCGGCGACTGGCGTCTGGCCATCGCCCACAACGGCAACCTGGTGAACACCATGGAACTGCGCGCGGAACTGGAAGCCTCCGGCTCCATCTTCCAGACCACCATGGATTCGGAGATCTTCGTCCATCTGATCGCCAAGTACCTGAACGGCGGCACCATCGAGGAAGCCGTCATCAAGGCCTGCCAGAAGGTGCGCGGCTCCTATTCGCTGCTCATCCTGGCCAACGACAAGCTGATCGCCCTGCGCGACCCGCACGGCGTGCGCCCCCTGGCCCTTGGCCGTCTGGACGACCACTACGTCATCTCCTCCGAGACCTGCGCCTTCGACCTGATCGAGGCAGAGTACCTGCGCGCAGTGGAACCCGGCGAGATGCTGGTGATCCAGGACAAGTGCATGCGCTCCTACCGTCTCTGCGAGCCCATCAAGGCCAGCCGCTGCATTTTCGAGCTGGTCTACTTCGCCCGGCCCGACTCCGTGGTCTTCGGCGAGGTGGTTTATTCTCGCCGCAAGCTCATGGGCCAGACCCTGGCCCTGGAAGCGCCGGTGGACGCGGACTACGTCATGCCCTTCCCGGACTCCGGCGTGTACGCCGCCGTGGGCTATGCCCAGCAGTCCGGACTGCCTTTCGAGGTGGCCATGGTGCGCAACCACTACGTGGGCCGCACCTTCATCCAGCCTTCGCAGGACATGCGCGACTTTTCCGTGCGCGTGAAGTTGAACCCCGTGCGCTCGCTCATCAAGAACAAGAGCATCATCATCGTTGAAGATTCCATCGTGCGCGGCACCACCATCCGCACCCGCGTGAAGAAGCTGCGCGAGCTCGGCGCGCGCGAGATTCACATGCGCGTCAGCTGTCCGCCCATCAAGTTCCCCTGCTTCTACGGCATCGACTTCTCCTCCAAGGGGGAACTCATCGCCGCCAACAACTCCGTGGAAGACATCGCGCGCTACATCGGCCTGGACAGCCTGCATTATCTGTCCATACCCGGGCTGCTCAATTCCGTCGGCGCGGACCTGAACGACCCGCAGTACTGTCTTGCCTGCTTCAACGGCGAGTACGCGATCCCTCCCTGCGCCGAGGGCACCAAGAACTGTCTCGATGAATCCAACGCCCTCACCTGGTAGGTAGCCCGATGTTCGGAGCCATCAAGGATATGGCCGTCTCGACGGCCATAACCAATAAGCTGTCGCCATTGTTCGAGGAATACTGCCATTCGTTCAAGCTGACCTTGAACTCTTCGAACAAGACCATGCTGGTCGAAGCGCTCCCCAAGGGGGAGAGCACGGTCGTTCAGGTGGAGATCGTAGGGTATCGGTTGCTGCACGAAAACGGCAGGGCCGTACTGGCCTTTGAGCGACTGGAGTTCAGCCGTGAATGGCTGGGGGCGCTGGCGTCCAGCTTTCTTCCTGAAAACCGGATCACCCTCCCCGAAGACACGCCTTACGAGCTGCTGAAACAGTATATTTAGGCTGGGATTTAAGTCCCAGACCCTGGCTGGGCTCCGCCCAGACCCGCCAGGGCTCTGCCCTGGACCCGGCAGGGGAGAAGCCTCCCCTGCACCCGGCTTTCCGCTTCGCGTCGCGCGCGGCAATTCGGGCTGATGGCTGGCTCTGGTGACTGTCCCGTTCGTGTCCTGGCGGGCGTGCTAGAACCGATTTGAAGACGATTCGTCGCCCACCCGCCAGAACCCGACCGTGACAGCCCGCAGCACCCGCCGAACGCACGCTCTGCCGCATTTAAAATCCATTCTGCCAAAATGAAAGCATGCTCTGCTGCGATGAAACGTGAGTCAGGACGAAGGCGCATGTGGTCGGATTGAAACATTCAACACAGTACTTCCCAGCCAGCAGAAATCGTAGTGGGCGGTGATTTCATGAACTATTAAGCCCTGAAGCGCGGCATTGCGCGCTTCAGGGCTTTCTCGCGAGATATCTGAAACGTATCTGTTCGTTACGCGAAGCTCATTGAGGGTCCAGGGGGATCACCCCCCAGGCGGGAGAGTGCAGAGAGGGCGGAGCCCTCTTTGCCCGCCGGAGGCATCCGCCTCTTCAGCCTTTCCCCTCGCGCTCCTGGAGCTTCTTTTCCAGCTCCGCGATCCGGGCCTTCATCTCTTCCAGGTCTTCCGCTTTCACCAGTCCGAGCCTTTTGAGAATCCGGTCCAGTTCTTCCTGCCCGACCTCTTTGGCGACGTCCACGCCCTGTTCCAGATTGTTGGAGAGGGCGTCCAGGGCGTGCCTGAGTTCCTCGGCGTGCGAATCGTTCACCCGAACGGGCGCGTTCAGGGCGTCCATGATCTTGTCCTTGAGCAAAAGCCCAGCGCCAAGCCCGGTATAGAAGCCTTTTTTCAGCAGATCGCTCATGAGTATCCTCCAGTGTTGCGTCCTCAAAATCCGTCCATACGGATTTTCAAGACAAACAGCCAAAACCATTGATTTGAATTTTGAAAAACAAAATCATGTTTTTCAAAATCGCGACACTAGGTATCCCGGAACATCTTGAACGTGATGTATGTGCCAAGCATCCCGGACAGGGCGAATCCGGCCAGCCCGATGACGGGCATGCCCCAGAGGTGCGGCCCCAGGTCCGAGCTGAAGATCACGGCTGAACAGACCGCCAGGGCCGAGGTGACCAGCGCGCCGCCCAGGCGGTTGCCGATGCGCTGGAAGGTGGCGGGCAGGCGGCCGAAGTCGTGCTGCTTGTGTTCCACGGTCAGCTGGCCGGCGCTGAGTTTGCGCAACACGGTGTCTATCCTGCGAGGGAAGGCGGTGATGATCCGACCGGCTTCTTCCAGTTCGGCCCAGATGGAGCGGTCCGACAGGCCGGGGATCAGGCGGCGCATGGAGTACGCCTGAGCCAGGGAGGAGAGGCTTGATGCCGGGTTCAGCGTCGGGTCGAGGGATTTCAGGGCTGATTCGGAGGCCAGCAGCGCACGCGCCACCAGGATGAAGTCGGGCCGGGGCGAGAGGCCGTGTTCGCGGCAGATGGCCGTCAGGTCCAGCATATGCCGCCCCATGAAACCGTGTCCGCAGGGCGTGTGGAACTTCTGCATGATGAACATGAGGTCCGATTCCAGGCTGAACACGTCCAGGTCCGGCGGTGCGGAGTAGGACATGTCCTCCACCACGCGGGCGAGGCGCGCCGTGTCCTTGCCGCCCAGCGCGATGAGGCAGTCCACCAGCGCGCTGCGAAGCGCCGGGGCCAGCCGTCCGCACATGCCGAAGTCCAGGTAGCAGAGCCTGCTGCGGCCCACGATGCGCAGATTCCCCAGGTGCGGGTCCGCGTGGAAAAAACCCTCCTGCATGATCTGGCGCACGGTGGATTCAAGCCCCAGGGAGACCAGTTCGGCGCGCTCCTCGCTGGTGCCCAGGAACTCGTCCAGGCGTTCGCCGTCGATGAATTCCATCACCAGGACGCCCGGGCGCGCGAGATCCGCATGCACGGCGGGCGCGAACACGCGCGGGTTGTCCTCGAAGAGGGCGTTGAAGGCCAGCATGTTCACGGCCTCGTTGGTGAAATCGAGCTCGCGGCGCACCACCTTGCGAAGTTCGCGCACCACCTCCACGGGCTTGAAGGGGCGGACCGAAGGCGCGCGCTCCTCCAGCAGTTCGGCCAGGTATTCCAGGATGTCCAGGTCTGCGGCCAGGGTGTCGGCCACATCGGGCAGCTGCACCTTGACGGCAACCAGGCTGGCGTCGTCCGCGCGGCGCGCCCGGTGAACCTGCGAGATGGAGGCCGTGGCCACGGGATGATGCTCGAACCCGGAGAAGAGTGTCTCCAGCGGGCGCCCATAGGCCTTCTCGATGGCGGCGCGGATGTCCTCGAACGGAGTCGGGGGCAGCGCCTCCTGGAGGGTCTTCAGCTCGTCGCAGAGGTCGGACGGGATGAGGTCCGGGCGCATGGAGAGGATCTGGCCGATCTTGACGGCGGTGGGGCCGAGCTCTTCGATGATGAGCTTGAGGCGCTTCCATAGGGGAATCGCTGCCGGGGGAGGCGGGCTCTTGCGCCAGAAATAGGGGAACCGGCGGCGCAGGCCCAGCCGGATGAGGAGCTCCTCAAAGCCGTGCTTGGCCAGGACGGACACG is a window from the Fundidesulfovibrio putealis DSM 16056 genome containing:
- the ybgF gene encoding tol-pal system protein YbgF, with translation MNARIAALAALLLLSGCAGTSSDSPVKGKPIDPQAQAQANLLAEVDGLKSQVQRLSAEVEDLNLQIRTMTDGDGSGGATTLPELSKRIQKVEGNLKQMGSQLGVEIDGQQPGAGQPHDPGAPAPGPQGNQAPGQPQVNAPAAQTQAPSQAQARPTDVPAATNADPAEAIYAKGMQAFQAKDYDKAAGMWREVAKTYPKHTLAPNAYFWMGEAYFQKGDMGQAVLNYNEVVEKFPKSNKAPSAMLKMGMAFQKLNKKEAARLMFSDLIKKFPDSAEARRAKSLL
- a CDS encoding phasin family protein produces the protein MSDLLKKGFYTGLGAGLLLKDKIMDALNAPVRVNDSHAEELRHALDALSNNLEQGVDVAKEVGQEELDRILKRLGLVKAEDLEEMKARIAELEKKLQEREGKG
- a CDS encoding ABC1 kinase family protein, which encodes MNASDLIRYTPLASANRMRIIVSVLAKHGFEELLIRLGLRRRFPYFWRKSPPPPAAIPLWKRLKLIIEELGPTAVKIGQILSMRPDLIPSDLCDELKTLQEALPPTPFEDIRAAIEKAYGRPLETLFSGFEHHPVATASISQVHRARRADDASLVAVKVQLPDVADTLAADLDILEYLAELLEERAPSVRPFKPVEVVRELRKVVRRELDFTNEAVNMLAFNALFEDNPRVFAPAVHADLARPGVLVMEFIDGERLDEFLGTSEERAELVSLGLESTVRQIMQEGFFHADPHLGNLRIVGRSRLCYLDFGMCGRLAPALRSALVDCLIALGGKDTARLARVVEDMSYSAPPDLDVFSLESDLMFIMQKFHTPCGHGFMGRHMLDLTAICREHGLSPRPDFILVARALLASESALKSLDPTLNPASSLSSLAQAYSMRRLIPGLSDRSIWAELEEAGRIITAFPRRIDTVLRKLSAGQLTVEHKQHDFGRLPATFQRIGNRLGGALVTSALAVCSAVIFSSDLGPHLWGMPVIGLAGFALSGMLGTYITFKMFRDT
- the purF gene encoding amidophosphoribosyltransferase; its protein translation is MKKEYCGLFGIYGHPEAARMTYFGLYALQHRGQESAGIVTWDGDNIREQKGMGLVADVFSERHLSRELKGSIAVGHVRYSTTGASLLRNAQPFLVRFGDWRLAIAHNGNLVNTMELRAELEASGSIFQTTMDSEIFVHLIAKYLNGGTIEEAVIKACQKVRGSYSLLILANDKLIALRDPHGVRPLALGRLDDHYVISSETCAFDLIEAEYLRAVEPGEMLVIQDKCMRSYRLCEPIKASRCIFELVYFARPDSVVFGEVVYSRRKLMGQTLALEAPVDADYVMPFPDSGVYAAVGYAQQSGLPFEVAMVRNHYVGRTFIQPSQDMRDFSVRVKLNPVRSLIKNKSIIIVEDSIVRGTTIRTRVKKLRELGAREIHMRVSCPPIKFPCFYGIDFSSKGELIAANNSVEDIARYIGLDSLHYLSIPGLLNSVGADLNDPQYCLACFNGEYAIPPCAEGTKNCLDESNALTW
- the carB gene encoding carbamoyl-phosphate synthase large subunit, producing the protein MPKRTDIKKILIIGSGPIVIGQACEFDYSGSQATKALKEEGYEVVLVNSNPATIMTDPGLADRTYVEPIDPDIVAKIIERERPDALLPTLGGQTGLNTAVALAESGVLEKFGVELIGADLAVIKKAESRQEFREAMIKIGLKVPESGICRTIDDVRAWGRKIPFPIIIRPAFTMGGSGGGVAYNMEDLEAIASRGLALSMKSEVMLEQSVLGWKEFELEVMRDVRDNCVIICSIENIDPMGVHTGDSVTVAPAQTLTDDEYQRMRDAALAVMREIGVETGGSNVQFAINPEDGELVVIEMNPRVSRSSALASKATGFPIAKIAAKLAVGYTLDEIPNDITRETMASFEPTIDYVVVKIPRFTFEKFPGAEDFLTTAMKSVGEAMSIGRTFKEALQKGMRSLEVGMPGLSKDFDRCTWDKEALLVSLRKPNSRRLFDLRSAILCGMTEEEIFEATKIDPWFLRQIREIVDMEAELHAFALEESVSASNPKLAPVMTKAKQFGFSDRQLATLWKKSELDIRDIRKKLNVKPTYYLVDTCAAEFEAYTPYFYSTYETGAEIAPSEKRKVVILGGGPNRIGQGIEFDYCCVHASYALRELGIESIMVNSNPETVSTDYDTSDKLYFEPLTFEDVLNIIEHEKPEGVIVQFGGQTPLNLAVPLMRAGVPILGTSPDSIDRAEDRERFQALLKKLALKQPPNGTAMSGEQARVIANDITYPVVVRPSYVLGGRAMEVVYDDEGLAAYFKKAAVVSPEHPILIDKFLENAIEVDVDAVCDGEETYVAGIMEHIEEAGIHSGDSACVLPPHTLSAEVIAEIERQTKALALELNVVGLMNIQFALKDGEVFILEVNPRASRTSPFVSKATGVPLAKLATKVMMGMKLKDLDPWSGRKSGYVSVKESVFPFNRFPGVDVLLGPEMRSTGEVMGVDSNFGRAFMKSQLAAGQRLPLEGTVFISVNDRDKDAVLPVAKLFQELGFKVIATGGTAKFLNDNGVTATKVLKVYEGRPNAADHVINGEIQLMINTVSGKKTVQDSSQLRQTTVLYGVPYTTTVAGARAAALAIQELKGSGLGVKSLQEHYA
- a CDS encoding PLDc N-terminal domain-containing protein; amino-acid sequence: MTLTTTIGGFPLWFFLVLALPVFLNFWAIGHAFYRNFPTYQEKMVWLCLSVFVPVLGGLIYLFVGRKRGTKES
- the lspA gene encoding signal peptidase II; protein product: MKPQYTLAASLAAVVVVLDQITKLQIQKHLTLFTSVEVIPGYFNLVHTLNRGAAFGFLNNPDTSWQTYFFMGATAMAVMIILNLLAKASPGDKLLIVALGLILGGAVGNLIDRVRTGEVIDFLDFAIGSYHWPAFNVADIAISCGSLALIFSFYVRKKD